A genomic window from Salvia hispanica cultivar TCC Black 2014 chromosome 5, UniMelb_Shisp_WGS_1.0, whole genome shotgun sequence includes:
- the LOC125187770 gene encoding probable flavin-containing monooxygenase 1 produces MEKRVAIVGAGISGLLACKYAAARGFRPVVFEAQDHVGGVWNHTIESTRLQNVRPTFEFSDFPWPSSVEDMFPTNFQVLDYLQSYAHHFGLLPYIKFNSKVISINYVGESDDQIRSWDLWGGTGKAFGCQGKWILKVIHTKDNFTKEYEAEFVIICIGRFSGFPNIPKFGAGFGPEIFSGKVLHSMDYSGMDNAAAADFIRGKRVAIIGSSKSATDIALECANANGPENPCTMIQRTVHWALPDAYPWGVHYGYIFATRFMELMVHKPGQGLLSTVLATSLTPLRWAMSKFVESYVRWKLPLKKYGMIPKESFLGEISSCQILMLPETFYDKVENGSLVLKKSQNVSFCEDGLIIDGEHHVKADIVIFATGYKGDEKLKSIFASPTFQNYILETPTSTIRLYRQIIHPKIPQLAVIGYSESLSNLYTYEMRCKWVAQLLDEAVELPSIKEMEKDIETWERYMKTYSGNGKYRSSCVAGLHIWYNDQICRDIGINPRRKKGFFADMFQPYGPQDYN; encoded by the exons ATGGAGAAAAGGGTTGCCATCGTCGGGGCCGGAATCAGCGGCCTCCTGGCCTGCAAATACGCGGCGGCCAGAGGCTTCAGACCCGTTGTTTTCGAAGCTCAGGATCACGTCGGCGGTGTGTGGAACCACACCATTGAGTCCACCAGACTGCAGAATGTGAGGCCCACCTTCGAGTTCTCTGATTTCCCATGGCCTTCTTCGGTTGAAGACATGTTCCCCACAAACTTTCAAGTTTTGGACTACCTCCAATCATATGCTCACCATTTTGGATTGTTACCATACATAAAATTCAACTCCAAAGTGATCAGCATTAATTACGTGGGCGAATCTGATGACCAGATTCGTTCCTGGGACTTGTGGGGCGGCACGGGTAAAGCTTTTGGATGTCAAGGAAAGTGGATTCTCAAAGTCATCCACACCAAAGATAACTTCACTAAg GAGTATGAAGCTGAATTTGTGATAATTTGCATTGGGAGATTCAGTGGTTTCCCAAATATTCCAAAGTTTGGAGCTGGATTTGGACCGGAGATATTTTCAGGCAAAGTGTTGCATTCGATGGACTACTCTGGGATGGACAATGCAGCTGCTGCAGACTTCATCAGGGGAAAACGAGTTGCTATAATAGGCTCTAGCAAATCAGCAACCGACATTGCTCTCGAATGCGCCAATGCAAATG GGCCCGAAAATCCTTGCACGATGATCCAGAGAACGGTGCATTGGGCACTTCCGGATGCATATCCGTGGGGTGTCCACTACGGTTACATCTTCGCGACGCGCTTTATGGAGCTCATGGTCCATAAACCAGGCCAAGGACTCCTCTCTACCGTCTTAGCCACCTCACTTACACCCCTG CGATGGGCGATGTCCAAGTTCGTGGAAAGCTACGTTAGATGGAAGCTCCCCTTGAAAAAGTACGGAATGATTCCTAAAGAGAGCTTTCTCGGAGAAATCTCGTCTTGCCAGATCTTAATGCTCCCTGAAACATTCTACGACAAGGTCGAAAACGGCAGCCTTGTTCTCAAAAAATCGCAGAATGTCAGCTTCTGCGAAGACGGCCTCATCATCGATGGAGAACATCATGTAAAAGCAGATATAGTAATCTTTGCAACGGGATACAAAGGCGACGAGAAGCTCAAGAGCATCTTCGCGTCTCCAACTTTCCAAAACTACATCCTAGAGACTCCAACCTCCACCATCCGTCTCTACAG ACAGATAATTCATCCTAAAATTCCGCAGCTAGCGGTGATAGGCTACTCGGAATCGCTCTCGAATCTGTATACGTACGAGATGAGGTGCAAATGGGTGGCGCAGCTTCTTGATGAGGCGGTGGAGTTGCCGAGCATCaaggagatggagaaggaCATCGAGACGTGGGAGAGGTACATGAAGACGTACTCTGGTAACGGGAAATACAGAAGCAGTTGTGTTGCTGGATTGCACATATGGTATAATGATCAAATATGTAGAGACATTGGCATTAATCCCAGAAGAAAGAAGGGCTTTTTTGCAGATATGTTTCAGCCTTATGGTCCACAGGATTACAATTGA